The genomic stretch GCCTAATGCGGAGGACGTCGGAACTTCGCCGAAAGAGGAAGGAGGTACTGCATGAACGACGTGAAAATTATTTTTAATCGGGAATTCAGGGCATATTTTTATTCTCCGATTGCTTATGTTTTTAGTATTATTTTCATTTTATTAAATTCCGGATTGTACATGTTTCATTTTTTCTTTTTTGGCAATGCGGACATGCGGGCTTTTTTCTCTCAACTGCCGTTGACGTTGGGGCTGATTTTTATCCCGGCAATTTCCATGCGGCTGTGGTCTGAAGAGAAAAAATTGGGCACCGAGGAATTGCTGCTGACGTTGCCAATAAAAACGGAAAATATTGTACTGGGCAAATTTTTCGCCAGTTTTCTGTTTTATCTGGTGGCGTTAGCGGGCACGCTGGTGATTCCGATTATGTTGGCGATTCTGGGAAAACCGGATTTCGGTCCCATCATCGGCGGCTATTTCGGAGCAATGTTTTTAGGCGCCTTTTTCCTCTCGGTGGGAATATTCGTTTCCGGTTTTTTCTCTGACCAAATCGTCTCGTTGATCATCACCAGTTTGACGTGCGGATTTTTAGCGCTCATCGGCTGGCAATATGTGCCCATGGTCATCGACGGTTGGCTGCCGGGAGTGGGCCAATTTCTGTACAATTATGTGGGCGTGACACGCCATTTTAATGATATCGAACGCGGCGTGATTGATTTGAAGAGCATTATTTATTTTGTCTCCTTTACCATTTTATTCCTCTACCTGAACGCAAAATCACTGGAAAGGAGGAAATATTAACATGAAAAATTTGAAGAAAGAATTTTGGACAACATTTATCATCGGCGCGGTTTTACTGACAGCCATCGTCATTGTGACAAATATTATTTTTGATCACATCAATCCGGGCCGCTTTGATTTGACGGCGAATCAAATTTACAAATTATCGCCGGCGGTGAAAAAAATATTTGCCAAATTGGAAGCGCCGATTGATGTCACGTATTATGTTTCTTCATCGGAAAAAATGCCCACCAAGTGGAAAAATTTGGAACGGGACGTCATCGACAAGCTAAAAGAATTGAAATTGGCTTCCAATGGGAAATTAAAATTTACTGTTTTCGATCCCTCCGCGGAAGAAGAGAAAGAGGCTTACCAAGCGCAGAAAGCCAAAGAACAACAAAAAAAGAAAGATGTGATTGAAGCCAAGACGAAACCGAAAATCACGCGCAAAAAAATCGCCGAGCGGTTGTATGAGAAAGGCGTAATTCCTTTCGGCGTGCAAAGTGCTGATCGGGACGAATTTGCCGTGAAGCGCGTCTATTCTTCACTGGTTCTGTCCTATCTGGATCGGAAAGAAGATGTAATCCCTGAGGTCAGGCCGGAAACTTTCGGTAGCCTGGAATATGAAATCATGTCCAGAATTTACAAGCTGATTTCCAATAAGAGGCCTAAAATCGGATTTTATCCGGGGAAACCGGAGCCGCAGCCGCAGTATCAGCAATACTACCAGCAGCAGCCGCAGGACATGTACAACAGCGCGGTTGAGTTGCTGCAGCAAAATGGCTACGACGTCAAACGCACAAATATCAAAAAAGACGATCCGATTCCCGACGATATTCAGACTATGGTGCTGATGATCGACCAGCCGCTGGAAGAACGCCAGCTCTATGAAATTGACAAATTAGTGCACAACGGCGTGCGTATTATCATGGCGGCGCAGCAGTACAACTACCGCATAGGTCCCTCGCGTCAAAATCCGGGAGCGTTCGATTTGAGCGGTATGCCTACGCGTGTGAACATCAGTTCTTTGACGAAAAATTACGGCTTTGAATTTGATAACAAAATTTTCATGGACAAAAGCACGGCCTACATTCAGGTGCCGGTTTACCAGACGCGGAATATGGGCATTTTTCAGGTACGGCAGCAGCGCTACGAGCCAGTCACCAAGCCGGTGATTATCAAAGTGAGCAACGAAAATATCAATAAGGATGTTTCCATTTCCAATAAAATCGGCGAGCTGTTTTACATGTACGGCACACGGCTATTGGTTCACGACGATATTTTGAAAAAAAATAATTTAAAATATCGCACGCTGTTCACTTCCAGCAATTTCAGTTGGACGCGCGAAGGTTATGGCTATGGCGCCATCGACGAAACGCCGCCTTCGGAAGAGGATGTGCTGCGCCATCAGCCGCTGGGAATTTTAGTGGAAGGAAAATTTAAATCCAAATATGCCGGCGGAATTATTCCCAAATGGAGAAAACAACCGGGCAGCGAGGACAAGGGAGAGGCTGAACCGGATAGCTTGCCGTCCGAAATCACTGGCGAGGCCAAAGAAAACAAAATTATTGCCACAGGCTGTTCCAATATGTTCAAAAATGATGTTTTGGGCGCTGTCATGGGACACAAGGCTTTGCTTCTGAATTGCGTGGACGCGCTTACTCTGGGCGACGAGTTAATCAATATTCGCTCCAAAAATATTGTGACGCGGCGCATTGAAGCAACCAGCAGCATGGGAAAGGCGGTGGCAAAATTGTTTGTCGTCTGGTTCCCGCCGTTGATTTTCATCGCGCTGGGAATTGTGATCAATATCCGTCGCAAAGCTAAAAAATAAATTCAGTGATCGCAAACCGGAAAGTTAAATTTGATTGAATCTGATTAAAATAAAGAGGGATAGACGAATGAAACGAGAACATTTGTACTATCTGGCAGGAGCATTTGTTCTGCTGCTAATCATTGCCCTGATAACTCAACCCAGACACGCAAGCGTGAATGTGGATGAGTTGGTGCAAACGATTATTTTTGGCGTTGCCAAGGATGATGTCAGAGGCATCGAAATTTACAAAGAGTCTTCAAAAGACAAGCCGATCCGGATCGAATTGAAAAAAGTGGACGATGTCTGGCATTTGGTGACAAAGTATAATTGCAAAGCTCAGGAGGGCACAATAAACCGTCTGCTGGACAATTTGCTGGAAATGACGGGAAAAGTGCGCTCGTCCGATCCGAAACATCTGGAAACGTACAAAATTACCGACGAGCAAGGAATTCACGTCATCCTTAAAGATGAAGGCGGAAAGCCGTTGGCAAATCTGATTTTCGGGAAAAGGAGCGGAGACTACAACACCGGATTTGTGCGTTTCTCCGACAAAAATAAAGTCTATTTTGTCGATAAAAATATCCTCACCAATCTTGGCATTTATGGCGATATCGATACGCTGACGGTACTAAAAGATAATTCTTTTGTGGACTTACAAGCCGTCAAGCGAGATAAAAGCAAATTGGAGCTGATCGCTCTGGTCAAAAACGGAAAACAGATGGTCGTGAAAAAAGTGGAGCGCGAAGTGGAAGTGCAGAAAGACTCGACTAAAACGAC from Calditrichota bacterium encodes the following:
- a CDS encoding ABC transporter permease subunit; translated protein: MNDVKIIFNREFRAYFYSPIAYVFSIIFILLNSGLYMFHFFFFGNADMRAFFSQLPLTLGLIFIPAISMRLWSEEKKLGTEELLLTLPIKTENIVLGKFFASFLFYLVALAGTLVIPIMLAILGKPDFGPIIGGYFGAMFLGAFFLSVGIFVSGFFSDQIVSLIITSLTCGFLALIGWQYVPMVIDGWLPGVGQFLYNYVGVTRHFNDIERGVIDLKSIIYFVSFTILFLYLNAKSLERRKY
- a CDS encoding GldG family protein, with the protein product MKNLKKEFWTTFIIGAVLLTAIVIVTNIIFDHINPGRFDLTANQIYKLSPAVKKIFAKLEAPIDVTYYVSSSEKMPTKWKNLERDVIDKLKELKLASNGKLKFTVFDPSAEEEKEAYQAQKAKEQQKKKDVIEAKTKPKITRKKIAERLYEKGVIPFGVQSADRDEFAVKRVYSSLVLSYLDRKEDVIPEVRPETFGSLEYEIMSRIYKLISNKRPKIGFYPGKPEPQPQYQQYYQQQPQDMYNSAVELLQQNGYDVKRTNIKKDDPIPDDIQTMVLMIDQPLEERQLYEIDKLVHNGVRIIMAAQQYNYRIGPSRQNPGAFDLSGMPTRVNISSLTKNYGFEFDNKIFMDKSTAYIQVPVYQTRNMGIFQVRQQRYEPVTKPVIIKVSNENINKDVSISNKIGELFYMYGTRLLVHDDILKKNNLKYRTLFTSSNFSWTREGYGYGAIDETPPSEEDVLRHQPLGILVEGKFKSKYAGGIIPKWRKQPGSEDKGEAEPDSLPSEITGEAKENKIIATGCSNMFKNDVLGAVMGHKALLLNCVDALTLGDELINIRSKNIVTRRIEATSSMGKAVAKLFVVWFPPLIFIALGIVINIRRKAKK
- a CDS encoding DUF4340 domain-containing protein, with the translated sequence MKREHLYYLAGAFVLLLIIALITQPRHASVNVDELVQTIIFGVAKDDVRGIEIYKESSKDKPIRIELKKVDDVWHLVTKYNCKAQEGTINRLLDNLLEMTGKVRSSDPKHLETYKITDEQGIHVILKDEGGKPLANLIFGKRSGDYNTGFVRFSDKNKVYFVDKNILTNLGIYGDIDTLTVLKDNSFVDLQAVKRDKSKLELIALVKNGKQMVVKKVEREVEVQKDSTKTTKKEDAWVLVKGKKEIDLDKNAVTRFLNDVTSIRASKVVDRVGNSLADYNKNVKYGFLRARNAVVFKEKGSAAQQNVVFGKEYEKGKGYYMNVQYDGLVYEVSKGTFDRVLKWVEDLPKKVKKS